The proteins below come from a single Psychrobacter sp. FDAARGOS_221 genomic window:
- a CDS encoding AAA family ATPase: MSQSPELAGGDGFTYEGHVMAYYLTALLAESSAPGCDGIVVNVASQQRDFGYPLDDVIVKWRDASDRIGTTSLQIKRELTISSADTNKNFRDVIRDSLTSYHDSAFNEGLDKYGVAVSEISSAKFRDLGFLCQIAIESNDFEHFEQRFSSNGNAGANIQSIRNTIYQLLDEFSSTPLTPTQKHNFLKHFIIVRFDFLHDGEVGTHVAEKHIRSQLPINSHISPVLVWSHIYELGRESAGKAGQFDRVRLVHELSKVVQLKEGRTFEEQILSIKELTNTYLHQIQSDIDGFILDRTNLKSKFTDEIDNKRFIQITGMPGTGKSALLRQVIEEYLANSFVLFFKSDQLIGKNWVQYAQGSGISTTHSLKELLVEIESAGTPILFIDGIDRVDSEHRPIIEELITLILNDPLLTEWKIVVTLRETGLEPLRTWLGSVLKQASIGSVTVDKLDDNEANILAKQFPNLRRLLFSPSENVKHVVRTPFFAKILSTLSLSDNTSPETELDLIHEWWKRGGYSATSQKIIDRQNTLLDLAEHKVKKLTQSVKRRSLASNLELDELNSDGVIRINDRKSTVDFAHDIFFEWSLLYSLFEAEDEWLDQIEAFGQPPAIARVVELLSQQKLKDDEWSTEIEQPKFKTLRSQWMRAWLLGAISYPNIAKYNEQFRGKLAENDYALYEKLLVWFQAEKTQPNPLILATSKDMKIATSLAWPADLTLWFQVISFILEDISSLPEHIYPKVIDVFTVFQNFTINFENSSNPPQVINAFASKILELALSWLSELEELKDYPSTHNWQLIDDIREFKDALRNLIILSASSYPTFFETYLTRLLSLDEIPNELFKHIIQLSSLITTKHSNLIAEFCLKKALCELPLDKYARECEEQQRSQEYWTKLNNIPHDELTDKQKEMLQRRALFLSPFPNQSVTDSDWKSLALNSDFIGFYPSSPIKEPFYSLLKYAPDIGLKLIRKLSNHAIAAWKQLHQLSDEKMTPIPIELNFPWGAQTFWGNEKEYIWSRAYWANDILSSAFMTLEKWCFEQLEAGVDLEALIQRITQGHESVAILSIVSVLALERQHISKSTLPLVTNQKVLDLDYYRYTQDLGGSSAPLISYAGKHLTHKKDIGEIKEMYTKAGYQSCLSSLLTAFMFSEFSDEIKVRLNEFKNSLPYDFEDQFGSTEVTEKLLERAGFYAEYADETTYSVQPTENKNIVTISHHSPSLNSSKNRAEQKKSSDFLIFNNIAYWSQKSLLQGAIVEGYSIPSALGYIKEHDDSQLFEDSCGGWEYEAIYRRMKQNAISAVATMALCFREGLTDTDLKWAREIIDKVMSLPFNSYECSTADAQLMFHPKLFASNALVAEIRNDVDADYAKNHLLGLIVSPVNELSLLALNCCASLYDIDAKLSYSAIFLAISLCYNHFKYAIFNSEDRKKVNEKLLNLLATIDKYYESEEQYLKLPRCISPWIELEKEKYRPSANYYFDKSLVAIKWERSEEQWDTNFLAKVLKTLPTKKLIESEFNTEFLSFIDSLLAWTIELIEPSWAEEYDFRGDRNSLYEFMDALGNTISIFCGKLPYSETFDRFVQPILALQTEEGWELIQPLISYLSCHLYDEAEVPNDVIIILERCLERFLQEDEFDQNGYKLNRFDLYKQNTLESLMFTSIDTFKGAKRFANSDWSDIHLILPIIDKLVREAGWIGTVMQNFIKLCEYAKDHYPADIFADQLLTVISKPKLIGWQGSTLYARIADLVQFFAERDNPLDLATGQKLLRIIDWLIDQGDRRSASLQQSELFRSIRLN; this comes from the coding sequence ATGTCACAGTCCCCAGAACTAGCAGGTGGTGATGGTTTCACCTATGAAGGTCATGTTATGGCTTACTATTTAACTGCGTTATTAGCTGAATCAAGTGCGCCTGGATGCGATGGTATAGTGGTAAATGTGGCTAGTCAGCAAAGAGACTTTGGCTACCCTTTAGATGATGTTATTGTCAAATGGAGGGACGCATCAGATCGAATTGGAACGACCAGTTTGCAAATCAAACGTGAACTAACAATTAGTTCTGCTGACACTAATAAAAACTTTAGAGATGTTATACGTGATAGCTTAACCAGTTATCACGATTCTGCTTTTAATGAGGGTTTAGATAAGTATGGAGTAGCGGTTAGTGAGATATCCTCAGCTAAATTTCGTGATTTAGGCTTTCTTTGTCAAATAGCCATTGAAAGTAATGATTTTGAGCATTTTGAACAGCGGTTCAGCTCTAATGGTAATGCTGGTGCAAATATTCAATCAATTAGAAATACCATTTATCAGCTACTAGATGAGTTCTCTTCAACGCCATTAACACCTACTCAAAAACACAATTTTCTAAAACATTTCATCATTGTTCGATTTGACTTTCTACATGATGGCGAAGTTGGCACTCATGTTGCAGAAAAACACATTCGATCACAACTACCGATAAACAGTCATATATCACCCGTATTGGTTTGGTCTCATATTTATGAGTTAGGAAGAGAATCTGCTGGAAAAGCAGGACAGTTTGATAGAGTTCGGTTAGTCCATGAATTAAGTAAAGTTGTTCAACTTAAAGAAGGTAGAACGTTTGAGGAACAAATTTTAAGCATAAAAGAGCTTACAAATACTTATCTCCATCAAATTCAAAGTGATATTGATGGGTTTATACTAGATAGGACTAATTTAAAATCTAAATTTACAGATGAGATTGATAATAAACGATTTATTCAGATAACAGGTATGCCTGGCACGGGTAAGTCCGCCTTGCTACGTCAGGTAATTGAGGAATATTTAGCTAACTCATTTGTTCTGTTTTTTAAATCTGATCAACTTATTGGTAAAAACTGGGTTCAATATGCTCAAGGTTCAGGGATATCGACAACACATAGCTTAAAAGAGCTACTCGTTGAAATTGAATCGGCAGGCACGCCTATTTTGTTCATTGACGGTATTGATCGTGTTGATAGTGAGCATAGACCAATTATTGAAGAGCTAATAACACTAATTCTAAACGATCCATTATTAACAGAGTGGAAGATAGTCGTTACTTTACGTGAGACAGGGTTAGAGCCATTGAGAACGTGGCTAGGCTCTGTTCTAAAGCAAGCTTCGATTGGTAGTGTGACGGTTGATAAATTAGATGATAATGAAGCTAATATTCTTGCAAAGCAATTTCCGAATTTAAGAAGGCTACTTTTTAGTCCTTCTGAAAATGTAAAGCATGTTGTGAGAACACCATTCTTTGCAAAAATTCTATCTACACTAAGTCTATCAGATAATACTTCACCGGAAACTGAGCTGGATTTAATTCACGAATGGTGGAAACGTGGCGGGTACAGTGCCACAAGTCAGAAAATTATAGATAGACAAAACACTTTGCTGGATTTAGCCGAGCATAAAGTGAAAAAACTTACTCAATCTGTCAAAAGAAGGTCGCTTGCTAGTAACTTGGAACTAGATGAATTAAACAGTGATGGTGTCATTAGAATTAACGACAGAAAATCGACAGTAGATTTCGCTCATGATATCTTCTTTGAGTGGTCATTGTTGTACAGTTTATTTGAAGCCGAGGATGAATGGCTTGATCAAATTGAAGCGTTTGGTCAACCTCCTGCTATAGCTAGAGTTGTGGAGTTATTATCTCAGCAAAAGCTTAAAGACGATGAATGGTCTACAGAAATAGAGCAACCAAAATTTAAAACACTCCGTTCACAGTGGATGCGGGCATGGCTATTAGGTGCAATTAGTTATCCAAACATAGCTAAATACAATGAGCAATTTAGAGGTAAGCTTGCTGAAAATGATTACGCGCTCTATGAGAAGCTTTTGGTCTGGTTTCAAGCAGAGAAGACTCAGCCAAACCCATTGATACTTGCTACTTCTAAAGATATGAAGATTGCTACCTCTCTTGCGTGGCCCGCTGACTTAACCTTATGGTTTCAAGTTATTAGTTTCATATTAGAAGATATTTCTTCGTTGCCAGAACATATATACCCAAAAGTTATCGATGTCTTTACTGTTTTTCAAAATTTCACCATCAATTTCGAAAATTCTTCAAATCCTCCACAAGTTATTAATGCATTTGCATCTAAGATATTAGAGCTAGCTTTAAGCTGGCTCTCTGAATTAGAAGAATTAAAAGATTATCCTAGTACCCATAACTGGCAATTAATTGATGATATACGAGAGTTCAAAGACGCTTTACGTAACCTTATCATATTATCAGCCAGTTCATATCCAACTTTCTTTGAAACCTATTTGACTAGGCTACTTAGCCTGGATGAGATACCCAATGAATTGTTTAAACATATTATTCAATTATCTAGCCTTATAACCACAAAGCATTCTAATCTAATTGCAGAGTTCTGCTTAAAAAAGGCTTTATGTGAATTACCTTTGGATAAGTACGCGCGAGAATGTGAAGAGCAACAACGATCTCAAGAGTATTGGACGAAATTAAATAATATTCCACATGATGAGCTAACTGATAAACAAAAAGAGATGCTTCAACGTAGGGCCTTATTTCTTAGTCCATTTCCAAACCAATCTGTTACTGATAGCGACTGGAAGAGTCTGGCTCTTAATAGTGACTTTATTGGTTTCTATCCTTCCTCACCAATTAAAGAACCTTTTTACTCACTATTAAAATATGCGCCTGATATCGGTTTAAAGTTAATCAGAAAACTCTCAAACCATGCAATAGCAGCTTGGAAACAGCTTCATCAATTATCTGATGAAAAAATGACACCTATTCCAATTGAGTTAAACTTTCCTTGGGGGGCTCAAACTTTTTGGGGTAATGAGAAAGAATATATTTGGTCGCGTGCATACTGGGCAAACGATATATTGTCATCAGCTTTTATGACCCTAGAGAAATGGTGTTTTGAGCAATTAGAGGCAGGTGTAGATTTAGAAGCTTTAATCCAAAGAATTACACAAGGTCACGAATCAGTAGCTATTTTAAGTATTGTGTCTGTACTTGCTCTGGAACGACAACACATTAGCAAAAGCACACTTCCTTTAGTAACGAATCAAAAAGTGCTTGATTTAGATTATTATCGTTATACTCAAGACCTAGGTGGTTCATCAGCACCTTTGATATCCTACGCAGGTAAACATCTTACTCATAAAAAGGACATAGGTGAGATTAAGGAAATGTATACTAAAGCGGGTTACCAATCCTGTTTATCAAGCTTACTCACCGCATTTATGTTCTCGGAATTTAGTGATGAAATAAAAGTAAGGCTGAATGAATTCAAAAACTCTCTACCATATGACTTTGAAGATCAATTTGGCAGTACAGAAGTCACTGAGAAACTGTTAGAACGAGCTGGATTTTATGCTGAGTATGCCGATGAAACTACCTATTCAGTGCAACCTACTGAAAATAAAAATATAGTAACTATTTCGCATCACAGTCCTTCTTTAAACAGTAGCAAGAATAGAGCAGAGCAGAAGAAAAGTTCAGACTTCTTAATTTTTAATAATATAGCCTATTGGTCTCAGAAATCCTTATTGCAAGGTGCCATTGTAGAAGGATATTCTATTCCATCTGCCCTAGGTTATATAAAAGAACATGACGATTCGCAACTGTTTGAAGATAGTTGTGGTGGGTGGGAGTATGAGGCTATTTACAGGCGTATGAAGCAGAATGCTATTAGTGCTGTAGCAACTATGGCGCTGTGTTTTAGAGAAGGTTTGACAGATACAGATTTAAAATGGGCTCGAGAAATTATTGATAAAGTAATGAGTTTACCTTTTAACTCTTATGAATGTAGCACAGCAGATGCCCAGTTAATGTTCCATCCAAAATTATTTGCTAGTAATGCATTAGTAGCTGAAATAAGGAATGACGTAGATGCGGATTATGCAAAAAATCATTTGCTAGGTCTGATTGTAAGTCCAGTTAATGAGCTATCCCTATTAGCTTTAAACTGTTGTGCTTCATTATATGATATAGACGCTAAACTATCTTATTCTGCAATATTTCTTGCTATTTCACTCTGTTATAACCATTTTAAATATGCAATTTTTAATTCAGAGGATAGAAAGAAAGTAAATGAAAAGTTGCTCAACCTACTAGCCACTATTGATAAATATTATGAGTCAGAGGAACAATATTTGAAACTTCCAAGGTGCATCAGTCCTTGGATAGAATTAGAAAAGGAAAAATACAGACCTTCTGCTAATTACTATTTTGATAAATCTTTAGTTGCTATAAAGTGGGAAAGGTCTGAGGAACAATGGGATACTAATTTTCTAGCAAAGGTTTTGAAGACGCTACCTACCAAGAAACTTATAGAATCTGAATTTAATACCGAGTTTCTGAGTTTTATTGACAGTTTACTTGCTTGGACTATTGAATTAATCGAACCGTCGTGGGCAGAGGAATATGATTTTAGAGGCGATCGCAATAGCCTTTACGAGTTTATGGATGCTTTAGGTAACACTATAAGCATATTCTGTGGCAAATTACCTTACAGTGAGACTTTTGATAGGTTTGTACAACCTATATTAGCTTTACAAACTGAAGAAGGTTGGGAGCTTATACAGCCTTTAATAAGCTATTTAAGTTGTCATCTTTATGATGAAGCTGAAGTGCCAAATGATGTCATTATAATCTTAGAGCGTTGTTTAGAACGATTCCTACAAGAAGATGAGTTTGACCAAAATGGATATAAGCTTAATAGATTTGATTTATATAAACAAAATACACTTGAGTCGTTAATGTTTACGTCTATTGACACATTTAAAGGTGCTAAACGTTTTGCAAATAGCGACTGGTCAGATATTCACTTAATACTACCAATTATTGATAAGCTTGTTCGTGAGGCAGGCTGGATAGGAACGGTTATGCAAAACTTTATCAAACTATGTGAGTACGCAAAAGATCACTATCCTGCTGATATTTTTGCAGATCAACTCTTAACCGTCATATCTAAACCAAAGCTCATAGGTTGGCAAGGTAGCACTTTATATGCCCGTATAGCAGATTTGGTACAATTCTTCGCTGAAAGGGACAATCCTTTAGATTTGGCAACGGGACAGAAGCTATTAAGAATCATAGACTGGTTAATCGATCAAGGTGATAGACGTAGCGCTTCATTACAGCAGAGTGAGTTATTTAGAAGTATTAGATTAAATTAG
- a CDS encoding GFA family protein, with protein MTGFSDNVANCHCSMCRKFHGAAFGTLVPVKGLKWLAGRKKLKDYVAENGTTRTFCSNCGSSIGFRVKSAPFEDIELAIAIFDEELPIAINAQIYTKFKANWCTLNDDIAIFSVGRD; from the coding sequence GTGACAGGCTTTAGTGATAACGTTGCCAATTGTCATTGCTCAATGTGTCGCAAGTTCCATGGCGCGGCGTTTGGTACGTTGGTTCCCGTGAAAGGTTTAAAGTGGCTAGCAGGGCGTAAAAAATTAAAAGATTATGTTGCAGAAAATGGTACTACTAGAACTTTTTGCTCAAACTGTGGTTCTAGTATTGGGTTTCGAGTTAAGAGTGCGCCATTTGAGGATATTGAATTAGCCATTGCGATATTTGATGAGGAGCTTCCTATAGCAATAAACGCCCAGATTTATACTAAGTTTAAAGCAAATTGGTGTACTTTAAATGATGATATTGCCATATTCTCGGTGGGTCGTGATTAA
- a CDS encoding IS3 family transposase (programmed frameshift): MSKRMTETQIVSILKEAEAGIPAKELCRKYGIANSTFYKWRSKYGGMEASDVKRLKELEEENRRLKQMYADLSLKAQMQEDIIKKPIAPACERKVWAQELQAQYGVSIASSCQVVCMSRTAYYYKPKLSDDSEIIDVLNELTDKHNRWGFPKCFKRIRKLGYSWNHKRVHRVYKALNLNLRRKSKRRLPTRNPQPLSVPNALGHTWSMDFMSDKLHNNIRFRTFNVIDDYNREILGIDIGTSIPSLRVIRYLDQLAEWHGYPKQIRVDNGSEFTSKVFTDWATAHGIYIDYIEPGCPYQNAYIERFNRSYRNEVLDCYLFNDLNEVSQLTEEWITVYNTERPHDSLNDMTPAQYRQVA, from the exons ATGAGCAAACGAATGACTGAGACCCAAATAGTATCCATTTTAAAAGAAGCAGAAGCAGGAATACCTGCTAAAGAGCTGTGCCGTAAGTACGGAATTGCTAATTCGACTTTCTATAAATGGCGTTCCAAGTATGGAGGCATGGAAGCCTCTGATGTTAAGCGACTAAAAGAGCTTGAAGAAGAAAACCGTAGGCTTAAACAGATGTATGCTGATTTAAGCCTCAAAGCGCAAATGCAGGAAGATATCATAAAAAAGC CTATAGCGCCTGCTTGTGAGCGCAAAGTCTGGGCTCAAGAATTGCAGGCGCAGTATGGTGTCAGTATTGCATCGAGCTGTCAGGTGGTCTGTATGAGTCGAACCGCTTATTACTATAAGCCTAAGCTATCTGATGATAGTGAGATTATTGATGTCTTAAATGAACTAACAGATAAGCACAATCGTTGGGGTTTCCCAAAGTGTTTTAAGCGTATACGCAAGCTTGGCTATTCATGGAATCATAAACGAGTACACCGTGTTTATAAAGCTTTAAACTTAAACCTACGCCGTAAGTCTAAAAGACGGCTACCAACACGTAACCCCCAGCCGTTAAGTGTGCCAAACGCATTGGGTCATACTTGGTCTATGGACTTTATGAGCGATAAGCTGCACAATAATATTCGCTTTCGAACCTTTAATGTGATTGATGATTACAACCGCGAAATACTCGGCATTGATATTGGTACCAGCATTCCCTCACTCCGAGTGATTCGCTACCTTGACCAGTTAGCCGAGTGGCATGGTTATCCTAAGCAAATTCGTGTGGATAATGGTAGTGAGTTCACCTCTAAAGTGTTTACTGATTGGGCAACGGCTCACGGTATCTATATTGACTATATTGAGCCTGGCTGTCCTTATCAGAATGCTTATATTGAACGGTTTAATCGTAGTTACCGCAATGAGGTTTTGGATTGTTATTTATTCAATGATTTAAATGAAGTCAGTCAACTGACTGAGGAGTGGATCACGGTTTATAACACCGAAAGACCCCATGATTCACTTAATGATATGACACCTGCCCAGTATAGACAGGTGGCTTAA